One window of Neptuniibacter halophilus genomic DNA carries:
- a CDS encoding CsiV family protein has translation MKYLRLLALPFLLLTGYSQAADLFKVEVIAFANKDQGALSDEYWPVINEIPEKSRAIYLGSDSAGYQRLSGGSLNLHDEKNRLRNSGHYRILYHGGWVQPVYQTLDPRPIRIQAGEILDNGMYELDGYIAVGRGRYLHFRPDLYLSQRLSPAQTEQLKRSPGKQQPDTSTAAMLSMQSSSTAVSTLSSAQFPVIPQILTVHQDQARRMRSSELHYIDHPLLGIVVQITPVN, from the coding sequence ATGAAATATTTACGCCTGCTCGCACTCCCCTTCCTGCTCCTGACCGGCTACAGCCAGGCAGCCGACCTGTTCAAAGTTGAAGTCATCGCCTTCGCCAACAAAGATCAGGGCGCCCTGAGTGATGAATACTGGCCGGTTATCAATGAGATCCCGGAAAAATCCCGGGCCATCTATCTGGGAAGCGACTCCGCTGGTTATCAACGCCTCTCAGGTGGCAGCCTGAACCTGCATGACGAAAAAAACCGTCTGCGCAACAGCGGTCATTACCGGATTCTCTACCACGGAGGCTGGGTGCAGCCTGTTTATCAGACGCTTGACCCGCGCCCGATCCGAATTCAGGCCGGCGAGATTCTTGATAACGGCATGTATGAGCTGGACGGATATATCGCCGTAGGCCGCGGTCGCTATCTGCACTTTCGCCCGGACCTTTATCTCAGCCAGCGGCTGAGTCCTGCACAGACAGAACAACTTAAACGCAGCCCGGGCAAACAGCAGCCTGACACCAGCACGGCCGCCATGCTCAGCATGCAGAGCAGCAGCACCGCTGTCAGCACCCTCAGCTCAGCACAGTTCCCGGTGATTCCGCAGATTCTGACCGTACATCAGGATCAGGCAAGAAGGATGCGCTCATCCGAGCTGCACTACATCGACCACCCACTGCTGGGAATTGTGGTTCAGATCACGCCGGTTAACTAA
- a CDS encoding uracil-xanthine permease family protein: MSDTQSGLRTVLAGSQMLFVAFGALVLMPLLTGLDPSVALFTAGIGTLLFQFVTQRTVPIFLASSFVFIAPITYSTQTWGVAATMGALFAAGVVYMLLALLVKVRGSGFLHRIMPPVVTGPVIMVIGLGLAPIAVNMAMGRSGDGSLELFPYADAMIVSMVALLTTLLVATLGKGIFRLVPILSGVLVGYLAAYFMGMVDLSKASEAPLLAVPDFVWPEFSLAAILFMLPVAIAPAIEHVGDILAISNVTGKDYLKKPGLHRTLFGDGLATSAASLFGGPPNTTYSEVTGAVMLTRSFNPLVMIWAAVFAILLAFVAKFGVLLQTIPSPVMGGILILLFGSIASVGLNTLVKARVDMAQQRNLVIVSTTLVFGIGGMAIGSGDLNLQGVSLCGVVAIVLNLILPQAKPEHDDLSEEQAVVDDMVKHGR; encoded by the coding sequence ATGAGTGATACTCAGTCGGGCCTGCGTACCGTGCTGGCCGGCTCACAGATGCTGTTTGTGGCCTTTGGCGCACTGGTGCTGATGCCGCTGCTGACCGGTCTTGATCCGAGCGTGGCTCTGTTTACTGCGGGTATTGGTACGTTGCTGTTTCAGTTTGTGACGCAGCGCACGGTACCGATCTTTCTGGCCTCATCCTTTGTTTTCATCGCGCCGATCACTTACAGCACCCAGACATGGGGTGTAGCGGCAACCATGGGCGCGCTGTTTGCAGCGGGTGTGGTCTACATGCTGCTGGCGCTGCTGGTTAAAGTGCGTGGATCCGGTTTTCTGCATCGGATCATGCCGCCGGTCGTGACCGGCCCGGTCATTATGGTGATCGGTCTGGGGCTGGCGCCTATCGCGGTAAATATGGCGATGGGGAGATCAGGTGACGGTTCGCTGGAGCTGTTTCCTTATGCAGATGCGATGATCGTATCCATGGTGGCTTTGCTGACAACTCTGCTGGTAGCCACGCTGGGCAAAGGTATTTTCCGTCTGGTGCCGATTCTTTCCGGTGTGCTGGTGGGTTATCTGGCAGCCTATTTCATGGGTATGGTTGATCTGAGTAAAGCATCTGAAGCGCCTTTGCTGGCGGTGCCTGACTTTGTCTGGCCTGAGTTCAGTCTGGCGGCGATTCTGTTTATGTTGCCTGTAGCTATCGCGCCTGCGATTGAGCACGTAGGCGACATTCTGGCGATCAGCAATGTCACCGGCAAGGATTACCTGAAAAAGCCGGGGCTGCACCGTACCTTGTTTGGTGATGGTCTGGCTACGTCGGCTGCTTCCCTGTTTGGTGGGCCGCCGAATACCACCTATTCGGAAGTGACCGGTGCCGTGATGCTGACCCGTTCATTTAATCCGCTCGTGATGATCTGGGCTGCGGTATTTGCCATTTTACTCGCTTTTGTTGCTAAATTTGGCGTGCTGCTGCAAACCATACCTTCACCGGTGATGGGCGGTATTCTGATTCTGCTGTTTGGTTCAATCGCATCAGTCGGGCTGAATACGCTGGTTAAGGCGCGGGTAGATATGGCTCAGCAGCGCAATCTGGTGATTGTTTCTACTACGCTGGTATTTGGCATTGGTGGTATGGCGATCGGAAGCGGTGATCTGAACCTGCAGGGCGTAAGTCTTTGCGGTGTTGTGGCGATTGTTCTGAACCTGATTCTGCCGCAGGCTAAGCCTGAGCATGATGATCTCAGCGAAGAGCAGGCAGTGGTTGACGATATGGTTAAACACGGTCGTTAA
- the upp gene encoding uracil phosphoribosyltransferase produces the protein MSVHEIKHPLVRHKIGLMRSSEMSTRSFRQLAAEVGCLLTYEATKDLELEEYQLDGWCGEVTCERIKGKKITVVPILRAGIGMLDGVLELVPTARISVVGLYRDEETLEPVAYFEKLANDIEERMSLVIDPMLATGGSMIATIDMLKKAGCDTIRALVLVAAPEGIKAVQEAHPDVDLYTASIDSHLNEQGYIIPGLGDAGDKIFGTK, from the coding sequence ATGAGTGTGCATGAGATAAAGCATCCCCTGGTCCGGCATAAGATCGGTTTGATGCGTTCCAGTGAAATGAGTACCCGCAGTTTCCGTCAGTTGGCCGCTGAAGTTGGTTGTCTGCTGACTTACGAAGCGACCAAGGATCTTGAGTTAGAAGAGTATCAGTTGGATGGCTGGTGTGGTGAAGTGACCTGCGAGCGAATCAAGGGCAAAAAGATTACGGTTGTGCCGATCTTGCGTGCCGGTATCGGTATGCTCGACGGCGTGCTCGAGCTGGTACCGACAGCGCGTATCAGTGTGGTGGGTCTGTATCGTGATGAAGAAACTCTGGAGCCGGTCGCCTATTTTGAGAAACTGGCTAACGACATCGAAGAGCGTATGTCGCTGGTGATCGATCCGATGCTGGCTACCGGCGGCTCAATGATTGCCACCATCGATATGCTGAAAAAGGCGGGTTGTGACACCATTCGTGCGCTGGTTCTGGTGGCGGCTCCCGAAGGGATTAAGGCGGTACAGGAAGCACACCCGGATGTGGATCTGTATACCGCATCTATCGATAGTCACCTGAATGAACAGGGCTATATTATTCCGGGTCTGGGTGATGCCGGGGACAAAATTTTCGGCACTAAATAA